The following proteins are co-located in the Micromonospora viridifaciens genome:
- a CDS encoding thiolase family protein, producing the protein MPREVRDVVFVDGVRTPFGKAGGMYANTRADDLVIRCIRELMRRNPQLPPERVEEVAVAATTQIGDQGLTIGRTAALLAGLPKTVPGFAIDRMCAGAMTAVTTVASGIAMGAYDVAIAGGVEHMGRHPMGEGVDPNPRIIAEKLVDPSALVMGATAENLHDRVPHITKERADAFALASQQKTAKAYANGKLQDDLVPVAIRDEENGWGLATVDEAPRDTSMEKLATLKTPFRPHGRVTAGNAAGLNDGATAALIVAEETARELGLPVAMRLVSYGFVGVEPEVMGVGPIPSTEKALRIAGLSIDDIGLFELNEAFAVQVLAFLDHFGIADDDPRVNPWGGAIAIGHPLASSGVRLMTQLARQFAEHPEVRYGLTAMCIGIGMGGTVIWENPHWTESSKQAQREGGHK; encoded by the coding sequence GTGCCCCGTGAAGTTCGGGATGTCGTCTTCGTCGACGGCGTCCGCACCCCGTTCGGCAAGGCGGGTGGCATGTACGCCAACACCCGCGCCGACGACCTGGTGATCCGCTGCATCCGCGAGCTGATGCGACGCAACCCGCAGCTGCCGCCGGAGCGGGTCGAGGAGGTCGCCGTCGCGGCCACCACCCAGATCGGCGACCAGGGCCTGACCATCGGCCGCACCGCCGCCCTGCTGGCCGGCCTGCCCAAGACGGTTCCGGGCTTCGCCATCGACCGGATGTGCGCCGGGGCGATGACCGCCGTCACCACCGTCGCCAGCGGCATCGCGATGGGGGCGTACGACGTCGCCATCGCCGGCGGGGTCGAGCACATGGGCCGCCACCCGATGGGCGAGGGCGTCGATCCCAACCCGCGGATCATCGCGGAGAAGCTGGTCGACCCGTCCGCCCTGGTCATGGGCGCCACCGCGGAGAACCTGCACGACCGCGTCCCGCACATCACCAAGGAGCGGGCCGACGCGTTCGCGCTCGCCTCCCAGCAGAAGACCGCCAAGGCGTACGCCAACGGCAAGCTCCAGGACGACCTGGTGCCGGTCGCGATCCGGGACGAGGAGAACGGCTGGGGCCTGGCGACCGTGGACGAGGCGCCCCGGGACACCTCGATGGAGAAGCTCGCCACGCTGAAGACCCCGTTCCGCCCGCACGGCCGGGTCACCGCGGGCAACGCGGCCGGCCTGAACGACGGCGCCACGGCCGCCCTGATCGTCGCCGAGGAGACCGCCCGCGAGCTGGGCCTGCCGGTCGCCATGCGGCTGGTGTCGTACGGCTTCGTCGGCGTGGAGCCCGAGGTGATGGGGGTCGGGCCGATCCCATCCACCGAGAAGGCGCTGCGCATCGCCGGCCTCAGCATCGACGACATCGGGCTGTTCGAGCTGAACGAGGCGTTCGCCGTGCAGGTGCTCGCCTTCCTGGACCACTTCGGCATCGCCGACGACGACCCGCGGGTCAACCCGTGGGGCGGCGCGATCGCCATCGGTCACCCGCTCGCCTCCTCCGGCGTACGGCTGATGACCCAGCTGGCCCGGCAGTTCGCCGAGCACCCCGAGGTCCGCTACGGCCTCACCGCCATGTGCATCGGCATCGGCATGGGCGGCACGGTCATCTGGGAGAACCCACACTGGACGGAGTCCAGCAAGCAGGCTCAGCGGGAGGGTGGACACAAGTGA
- a CDS encoding 3-hydroxyacyl-CoA dehydrogenase NAD-binding domain-containing protein, whose translation MSALAAPNEVVTRALLRQVNVPGLDRPAALITLDNGFDHTKPNTFGPAGLTSLDEAITAALAAQPAFIAVTGKPYIFCVGADITGLPLLADREQALEIGRLGHRVFARLKDSEIPTFAFVNGAAMGGGLELALHCHYRTLSGGASALALPEVSLGLVPGWGGTQLLPNLIGIPAATQVILQNPLMQNRMLKPKQAAEMGIADVLLEPADFLERSLEWAAGVVRGKVTVTRPEVDKDMWAGVLYFARQTLDQRLHGAVPAAYKALDLLETAKDADFAAGTAAEDEALADLVFSEELRSGLYAFDLVQRRAKRPAGAPDKGLARPVTKVGIVGAGLMASQLALLFARRLQVPVVMTDLDQARVDKGVAYVHTQIEKQVSKGRMDKGTAAKLYGLVSGSVDKSVLADADFVIEAVFEDLTVKKQVWAELEKIVKPETVLATNTSSLSVTEMAADLAHPERVVGFHFFNPVAVLPLLEIVRGERTDDVTLATAFAVGKQLKKSSVLVKDAPAFVVNRLLTRFLGTVFAAVDAGTPLDVADSALDPLGLPMRPLALLQLVGPAVAYHVGGTLHTAFPDRFGVSENLKRIADAGQPIVVDDQINAEVAKLLVVGDQPLTAEQVRQNALDALAQEIRLMLDEGVVAEAQDIDLCMILGAGWPFHLGGVTPYLDRTGTSERVTGQRFLPRGVASLR comes from the coding sequence GTGAGCGCGCTCGCGGCACCGAACGAGGTCGTCACCAGGGCGCTGCTGCGCCAGGTGAACGTACCGGGGCTGGACCGCCCCGCCGCCCTGATCACCCTGGACAACGGCTTCGACCACACCAAGCCGAACACCTTCGGCCCCGCCGGCCTGACCAGCCTGGACGAGGCCATCACCGCCGCGCTGGCGGCGCAGCCGGCGTTCATCGCGGTCACCGGCAAGCCGTACATCTTCTGCGTCGGCGCGGACATCACCGGCCTGCCGCTGCTGGCCGACCGGGAGCAGGCGCTGGAGATCGGCCGGCTCGGCCACCGGGTCTTCGCCCGGCTCAAGGACAGCGAGATCCCCACCTTCGCCTTCGTCAACGGCGCGGCCATGGGCGGCGGTCTCGAGCTGGCCCTGCACTGCCACTACCGGACGCTCTCCGGCGGGGCCTCGGCGCTCGCGCTGCCCGAGGTCTCGCTCGGCCTGGTGCCCGGCTGGGGCGGCACCCAGCTGCTGCCGAACCTGATCGGCATCCCGGCCGCCACCCAGGTGATCCTGCAGAACCCGCTGATGCAGAACAGGATGCTCAAGCCGAAGCAGGCCGCGGAGATGGGCATCGCGGACGTGCTGCTGGAGCCGGCCGACTTCCTGGAGCGGTCCCTGGAGTGGGCCGCCGGCGTGGTCAGGGGCAAGGTCACCGTGACCCGGCCCGAGGTCGACAAGGACATGTGGGCGGGCGTGCTCTACTTCGCCCGGCAGACCCTCGACCAGCGACTGCACGGCGCGGTCCCGGCCGCGTACAAGGCCCTGGACCTGCTGGAGACGGCGAAGGACGCCGACTTCGCCGCCGGCACCGCCGCCGAGGACGAGGCCCTGGCCGACCTGGTCTTCTCCGAGGAGCTGCGCAGCGGCCTGTACGCCTTCGACCTGGTGCAGCGACGGGCCAAGCGGCCGGCCGGCGCGCCGGACAAGGGCCTGGCCCGCCCGGTGACCAAGGTGGGCATCGTCGGGGCCGGCCTGATGGCCAGCCAGCTCGCCCTGCTGTTCGCCCGCCGCCTCCAGGTGCCGGTCGTCATGACCGACCTGGACCAGGCCCGGGTGGACAAGGGCGTGGCGTACGTGCACACCCAGATCGAGAAGCAGGTCAGCAAGGGCCGGATGGACAAGGGCACCGCCGCCAAGCTGTACGGCCTGGTCAGCGGCTCGGTCGACAAGTCCGTCCTCGCCGACGCCGACTTCGTCATCGAGGCGGTCTTCGAGGACCTGACCGTCAAGAAGCAGGTCTGGGCCGAGCTGGAGAAGATCGTCAAGCCGGAGACGGTGCTCGCCACCAACACCAGCTCCCTCTCGGTCACCGAGATGGCGGCGGACCTGGCGCACCCGGAACGGGTGGTCGGCTTCCACTTCTTCAACCCGGTCGCCGTGCTGCCGCTGCTGGAGATCGTCCGGGGCGAGCGGACCGACGACGTCACGCTGGCCACCGCGTTCGCCGTCGGCAAGCAGCTGAAGAAGTCCTCGGTGCTGGTGAAGGACGCCCCGGCGTTCGTGGTCAACCGGCTGCTGACCCGCTTCCTCGGCACGGTCTTCGCCGCCGTCGACGCCGGCACCCCGCTGGACGTGGCGGACAGCGCGCTGGACCCGCTAGGCCTGCCGATGCGCCCGCTCGCCCTGCTCCAGCTGGTCGGCCCGGCCGTGGCGTACCACGTGGGCGGCACCCTGCACACCGCCTTCCCCGACCGGTTCGGGGTCAGCGAGAACCTCAAGCGGATCGCCGACGCCGGCCAGCCGATCGTGGTCGACGACCAGATCAACGCCGAGGTCGCGAAGCTGCTCGTGGTCGGCGACCAGCCGCTGACCGCCGAGCAGGTCCGGCAGAACGCGCTCGACGCGCTGGCGCAGGAGATCCGGCTGATGCTCGACGAGGGCGTCGTCGCCGAGGCGCAGGACATCGACCTGTGCATGATCCTCGGCGCCGGCTGGCCGTTCCACCTGGGCGGCGTCACGCCGTACCTGGACCGGACCGGCACCTCCGAGCGGGTCACCGGCCAGCGGTTCCTGCCCCGCGGGGTGGCCAGCCTGCGGTGA
- a CDS encoding sensor histidine kinase, translated as MTRRRWPRPTLRLRLTLLNGVLLVGAGAILVLLAWLLVRDALRPTDELQPGTTVVLADGRTIEAGQWQQGLVHAASTELLVKGLVALLVISVVGVAGAYLVAGRALRPLHQVTATARRLGEATLDQRIGWSGADDEVAELAKTFDAMLDRIAAAFEAQKRFVANASHELRTPLAVMRTEIDVTLSDDDADSTEYRRMATVVRDASERANGLVDALLVLARSEAQAGRRLARRAECDLAVGAANALSAMAREVERIGLKVHTALRPAPVVGDPGLLDRLAGNLVENAVRYNHLHGRLWIRTGSDGKRSWLVVGNTGFEVAPADVPGLFEPFRRGGQERTGARGSGLGLSIVRAVCDAHGGTVKAVAQPGGGLEVTVTLPSADAPTH; from the coding sequence ATGACCCGACGGCGGTGGCCGCGGCCGACCCTGCGGCTGCGGCTCACCCTGCTCAACGGGGTGCTGCTGGTCGGGGCCGGGGCGATCCTGGTGCTGCTGGCCTGGCTGCTGGTCCGCGACGCGCTGCGGCCGACCGATGAGCTGCAGCCCGGCACCACCGTGGTGCTCGCCGACGGCCGCACCATCGAGGCCGGGCAGTGGCAGCAGGGGCTGGTCCACGCCGCCTCGACGGAGCTGCTGGTCAAGGGCCTGGTGGCGCTGCTGGTGATCAGCGTGGTCGGGGTGGCCGGGGCGTACCTGGTGGCCGGCCGCGCGCTGCGTCCGCTGCACCAGGTCACCGCCACCGCCCGCCGGCTCGGCGAGGCCACGCTGGATCAGCGGATCGGCTGGTCGGGCGCCGACGACGAGGTCGCGGAGCTGGCCAAGACCTTCGATGCGATGCTGGACCGGATCGCCGCCGCGTTCGAGGCGCAGAAGCGTTTCGTCGCCAACGCGTCGCACGAGCTGCGTACCCCCCTCGCCGTGATGCGGACCGAGATCGACGTGACGCTCAGCGACGACGACGCGGACAGCACCGAGTACCGCCGGATGGCCACCGTGGTCCGGGACGCCTCGGAGCGGGCGAACGGCCTGGTCGACGCGCTGCTGGTGCTGGCCCGCAGCGAGGCCCAGGCCGGCCGCCGGCTGGCCCGCCGCGCCGAGTGCGACCTCGCGGTGGGCGCGGCCAACGCCCTCTCCGCGATGGCCCGCGAGGTGGAGCGGATCGGCCTGAAGGTGCACACCGCGCTGCGCCCGGCGCCGGTGGTCGGCGACCCGGGCCTGCTCGACCGGCTGGCCGGCAACCTGGTGGAGAACGCCGTCCGCTACAACCACCTGCACGGCCGGCTGTGGATCCGGACCGGCAGCGACGGGAAACGGTCCTGGCTGGTGGTGGGGAACACCGGCTTCGAGGTGGCCCCGGCCGACGTGCCCGGGCTGTTCGAGCCGTTCCGGCGCGGCGGCCAGGAGCGCACCGGCGCCCGCGGCTCCGGCCTGGGGCTCTCCATCGTCCGGGCGGTCTGCGACGCGCACGGCGGCACCGTCAAGGCGGTCGCCCAGCCGGGCGGTGGCCTGGAGGTGACCGTCACCCTGCCGTCCGCCGACGCCCCCACGCACTGA
- a CDS encoding response regulator transcription factor, which yields MRVLVVEDERNLADAIARGLRKRGMAVDVAYDGDAGHEAAFVTRYDVVILDRDLPGVHGDRICADLAASGTLTRVLMLTASGTVADRVEGLQLGADDYLPKPFAFDELVARVQALGRRATPAAPPVLALADLALDPARRVVTRGGVPVDLTNKEFGVLAELLKARGAVVSSEELLERVWDANTDPFTTIVRVTVMTLRKKLGDPPLIETVVGAGYRTAEVSA from the coding sequence ATGCGGGTACTGGTGGTCGAGGACGAGCGGAACCTCGCCGACGCGATCGCGCGCGGGTTGCGCAAGCGCGGCATGGCCGTGGACGTCGCCTACGACGGCGACGCCGGGCACGAGGCGGCCTTCGTCACCCGGTACGACGTGGTGATCCTGGACCGGGACCTGCCCGGTGTGCACGGCGACCGAATCTGTGCTGATCTGGCCGCCTCCGGCACCCTGACGCGGGTGCTGATGCTGACCGCGAGCGGCACCGTCGCCGACCGGGTCGAGGGCCTGCAGCTCGGCGCCGACGACTACCTGCCCAAGCCGTTCGCCTTCGACGAGTTGGTCGCCCGGGTGCAGGCGCTCGGCCGCCGGGCCACCCCGGCCGCCCCGCCGGTGCTGGCCCTGGCCGACCTGGCGCTCGACCCGGCCCGTCGGGTCGTCACCCGCGGCGGCGTGCCGGTCGACCTCACCAACAAGGAGTTCGGCGTGCTGGCCGAGCTGCTCAAGGCACGCGGCGCGGTGGTCTCCAGCGAGGAGCTGCTGGAGCGGGTCTGGGACGCGAACACCGACCCGTTCACCACGATCGTCCGGGTCACCGTCATGACGCTGCGCAAGAAGCTCGGCGACCCGCCGCTGATCGAGACGGTGGTCGGGGCCGGCTACCGCACCGCCGAGGTGTCCGCATGA
- a CDS encoding C39 family peptidase codes for MTATPGRRDVAYRRFRFPADLALGSADGVAAGPDGLVIAEPTGAIDHTDPHTGVTARYDQAAWTSPVVGVGFAAHEIVPSWTADTPAGGWLKVEVRGWHEGTPSTGWYVLGHWAAGDTSIHRHSVPGQAGDDARVMVDTLRVAAALVTGWQLRVTLFRRSGAAAGPVLRTAGAVASADAADLADAATDADGGGARGRVLDVPRYAQRLHAGGETRWGGGGDSWCSPTCVSMVLDFWGAGPTPDRYAWVDPPGPRPVVVHAARHCYDHAYAGAGNWAFNTAYAGGHGVDAFVTRLRGLAEAERFVAAGIPLIVSAAFTADQVPGLGYDTRGHLLVLVGFTADGDPVLNDPYALNDEGVRRTVPRGPFEAAWQAGSGGIAYVVRPGSVPLPPAPAQANW; via the coding sequence ATGACCGCAACGCCCGGCCGGCGGGACGTGGCGTACCGCCGCTTCCGCTTCCCGGCGGACCTCGCCCTCGGATCGGCGGACGGGGTGGCCGCCGGCCCGGACGGCCTGGTAATCGCCGAGCCGACCGGTGCGATCGACCACACCGACCCGCACACCGGCGTCACCGCCCGGTACGACCAGGCCGCCTGGACGTCGCCGGTGGTCGGGGTGGGCTTCGCCGCGCACGAGATCGTGCCGTCGTGGACCGCCGACACCCCGGCGGGCGGCTGGCTCAAGGTGGAGGTGCGTGGCTGGCACGAGGGCACCCCGTCCACCGGCTGGTACGTGCTGGGCCACTGGGCCGCCGGCGACACCAGCATCCACCGCCACTCCGTGCCGGGGCAGGCCGGCGACGACGCCCGGGTGATGGTCGACACGCTGCGCGTCGCGGCGGCGCTGGTCACCGGCTGGCAGCTTCGGGTCACCCTGTTCCGCCGGTCCGGCGCCGCGGCCGGCCCGGTGCTGCGGACCGCTGGCGCGGTCGCCTCCGCCGACGCGGCCGACCTGGCCGACGCGGCGACGGACGCGGACGGCGGCGGCGCCCGGGGGCGGGTGCTCGACGTGCCCCGGTACGCGCAGCGGCTGCACGCCGGCGGGGAGACCCGCTGGGGCGGCGGCGGGGACTCCTGGTGCAGTCCCACCTGCGTCTCGATGGTGCTGGACTTCTGGGGCGCCGGCCCCACCCCCGACCGGTACGCCTGGGTCGACCCGCCCGGCCCCCGGCCGGTGGTCGTGCACGCCGCCCGGCACTGCTACGACCACGCGTACGCGGGCGCCGGGAACTGGGCGTTCAACACCGCGTACGCGGGCGGGCACGGGGTGGACGCCTTCGTCACCCGGCTGCGCGGCCTGGCCGAGGCGGAGCGGTTCGTCGCCGCCGGCATCCCGCTGATCGTGTCCGCCGCGTTCACCGCCGATCAGGTGCCGGGGCTGGGCTACGACACCCGGGGGCACCTGTTGGTGCTGGTCGGCTTCACCGCCGACGGTGACCCGGTGCTCAACGACCCGTACGCCCTGAACGACGAGGGGGTGCGCCGGACCGTGCCACGGGGGCCGTTCGAGGCGGCCTGGCAGGCGGGCAGCGGCGGCATCGCGTACGTCGTCCGGCCGGGGTCGGTGCCGCTGCCCCCGGCACCCGCCCAGGCCAACTGGTGA
- a CDS encoding outer membrane protein assembly factor BamB family protein, producing the protein MTVIDLGVLRDDPAPDPPTRPPRAVGRRYRCLAVLLAALVTLAGAAPAPRRIAATVPGGPGAEAYVVDDRVYVIKPPDRGVGRQLVAYRATAGRPQTLWRVPLPGDSDVVMAEAVDGRLLLFGRAASDTGLEAMGLDAATGRLGWRHPGVPFLAGDAVLLNTSDGAGAAETSRVDARTGRTLWSLPRASAELSLSHGSAGGERLVLVHDSGTVEVFDAASGARLVARDLRSGEPPGRRQTMAAGDLLLVTRGPGDPVTGYDLDRLEPRWTVSLPPIEYAEPCGRSLCAYHQANGLLVLDPATGATRWSDPRWWATLAAADGRLLVAGPVASTTAALTVVEEATGRLVADLGMWQVVPGDDEAGPLIGVRLAGGRLIIAELDLAAGHARVRAALPGARGDCRLSGALLVCRRFDGRFALWWNR; encoded by the coding sequence GTGACGGTCATCGATCTGGGGGTGCTCCGCGACGACCCCGCGCCCGACCCGCCGACCCGGCCGCCGCGAGCCGTCGGCCGCCGGTACCGGTGCCTCGCGGTGCTGCTGGCCGCGCTGGTCACCCTGGCCGGCGCGGCGCCGGCACCCCGCCGGATCGCCGCCACCGTGCCCGGCGGTCCCGGCGCGGAGGCGTACGTGGTGGACGACCGGGTGTACGTGATAAAACCCCCCGACCGCGGCGTCGGCCGGCAGTTGGTCGCGTACCGGGCGACGGCGGGCCGGCCGCAGACACTGTGGCGGGTTCCACTGCCCGGCGACAGCGACGTCGTCATGGCGGAGGCGGTTGACGGGCGGCTGCTGCTGTTCGGCCGGGCGGCCAGCGACACCGGGTTGGAGGCGATGGGGCTCGACGCCGCGACCGGACGCCTCGGCTGGCGACACCCCGGCGTGCCCTTCCTGGCGGGTGACGCCGTGCTCCTGAACACCAGCGACGGTGCGGGCGCCGCCGAGACCAGCCGGGTGGATGCCCGCACCGGACGGACACTGTGGTCGCTGCCGAGAGCCTCGGCCGAGCTGAGCCTGAGCCACGGCTCGGCCGGGGGCGAGCGGCTGGTGCTGGTGCACGACTCCGGCACGGTGGAGGTCTTCGACGCCGCTTCCGGTGCCCGGCTGGTCGCCCGAGACCTGCGGTCCGGTGAGCCGCCCGGTCGGCGGCAGACCATGGCGGCCGGCGATCTGCTGCTCGTGACCCGGGGCCCCGGCGACCCGGTGACCGGCTACGACCTGGACCGGCTGGAGCCGCGCTGGACGGTCTCGCTGCCCCCGATCGAGTACGCCGAGCCCTGCGGCCGGTCGCTCTGCGCCTACCACCAGGCCAACGGGCTGCTGGTGCTCGACCCGGCCACCGGCGCGACCCGGTGGAGCGACCCCCGGTGGTGGGCGACGCTGGCGGCGGCTGACGGACGACTCCTGGTCGCCGGGCCGGTAGCCTCCACCACCGCCGCACTGACGGTGGTCGAGGAGGCCACCGGCCGACTCGTCGCCGACCTCGGCATGTGGCAGGTGGTACCGGGCGATGACGAGGCCGGTCCGCTGATCGGCGTACGGCTGGCCGGGGGGCGGCTGATCATCGCCGAGCTGGATCTCGCGGCCGGGCATGCCCGGGTCCGCGCTGCCCTGCCGGGTGCCCGCGGGGACTGCCGCCTCAGCGGAGCGCTCCTGGTCTGCCGCCGGTTCGACGGCCGGTTCGCGCTGTGGTGGAACCGGTGA
- a CDS encoding glycosyltransferase family protein, translated as MTLAEPRVDSLPDADIPTGLITLTPTPVVAPEPPAPQAPPQPGAGRSTPRWRWTPRRVDLAVYGVFLVAALWVTSRIWADPAGRVAALYSSDPAQVQFFLAHSVRVVLHGEFPFYTDRFNYPDGVNLMANTAILALGIPMVPITVLFGPAVSFVTLVTLGLAGTAAAWYRMLARHVLRHRLAAAVGGWFCGFSPAMLSHANWHPNIISQFLLPFIVWRVLVLTRSTRPVRDGVLLALLVTAQAFINEEILLFTALACGAFLLAVVVQQRQRWATAWRPLGTGLAVCAVLAGALLAYPLWVQFAGPMAYHGLSDTVRDYGNDISSFFAPGSTTLGGNERANVNLAPNYSEENAFFGWSLSLLAVGIVVWLRRDVVVRALAATGLFFAVLSLGERVSWWDRELFVGPWELLVRLPLLDAVVPTRFGLITTVVVGLLLAFAVERAWSLRVPERRTARTLTAAGLVFALLPVAPMPLQVTDRPPVPEFITAGRWRQYVGPDQTLVSVPVPSMGNTNPMRWAASTNLDFRIPGGYFLAPRNGVTGDPGRFGGRPSGIGAVLAEVAATGRTPKLDDRQRRRFLDELRHWQAAIVVLPLDQPNAEPLRLTVEQLVGPARHELDVWFWDVRGLSTQRSG; from the coding sequence GTGACGCTTGCCGAGCCCCGTGTCGATTCACTGCCGGACGCCGACATCCCGACGGGCTTGATCACCCTCACCCCGACACCCGTTGTCGCGCCGGAGCCCCCCGCCCCGCAGGCGCCGCCGCAGCCCGGAGCGGGTCGCTCGACCCCGCGCTGGCGGTGGACCCCACGCCGGGTCGACCTCGCCGTGTACGGGGTCTTCCTGGTCGCCGCGCTCTGGGTGACCAGCCGGATCTGGGCCGATCCGGCCGGTCGGGTGGCGGCCCTCTACAGCAGCGATCCGGCGCAGGTGCAGTTCTTCCTCGCCCACTCGGTACGCGTCGTGCTGCACGGGGAGTTCCCGTTCTACACCGACCGGTTCAACTATCCGGACGGGGTGAACCTGATGGCGAACACCGCCATCCTGGCCCTCGGCATCCCGATGGTGCCGATCACCGTCCTGTTCGGACCGGCGGTCTCCTTCGTCACGCTGGTGACGCTCGGGCTGGCCGGCACCGCCGCCGCGTGGTACCGGATGCTCGCCCGGCACGTCCTGCGTCACCGGCTGGCCGCCGCGGTGGGCGGCTGGTTCTGCGGTTTCTCGCCGGCCATGCTGTCGCACGCCAACTGGCACCCCAACATCATCTCCCAGTTCCTGCTGCCGTTCATCGTCTGGCGGGTGCTGGTGCTGACCCGCTCCACCCGCCCGGTCCGCGACGGCGTGCTGCTCGCCCTGCTGGTCACCGCCCAGGCGTTCATCAACGAGGAGATCCTGCTCTTCACCGCGCTGGCCTGCGGGGCGTTCCTGCTCGCGGTGGTCGTCCAGCAGCGGCAGCGGTGGGCGACGGCGTGGCGTCCGCTGGGCACCGGGCTGGCGGTCTGCGCGGTGCTCGCCGGCGCGCTGCTGGCGTACCCGCTCTGGGTCCAGTTCGCCGGGCCGATGGCGTACCACGGGCTGAGCGACACGGTGCGCGACTACGGCAACGACATCTCCTCGTTCTTCGCCCCCGGCTCGACCACGCTGGGCGGCAACGAGCGGGCGAACGTCAACCTGGCCCCGAACTACTCCGAGGAGAACGCCTTCTTCGGCTGGAGCCTGTCGCTGCTGGCCGTCGGTATCGTGGTCTGGCTGCGCCGTGATGTGGTGGTCCGGGCGCTCGCCGCGACCGGGCTGTTCTTCGCGGTGCTCTCCCTCGGCGAGCGGGTGTCCTGGTGGGACCGGGAGCTGTTCGTCGGCCCGTGGGAGCTGCTGGTCCGGCTGCCGCTGCTCGACGCGGTGGTGCCCACCCGGTTCGGGCTGATCACGACCGTGGTCGTCGGGCTGCTGCTGGCGTTCGCCGTCGAGCGGGCCTGGTCGCTGCGCGTGCCCGAGCGGCGGACCGCGCGTACGCTCACCGCCGCCGGCCTGGTGTTCGCGCTGCTGCCGGTCGCGCCGATGCCGCTGCAGGTGACCGACCGCCCGCCGGTGCCGGAGTTCATCACCGCCGGCCGGTGGCGCCAGTACGTCGGCCCGGACCAGACTCTGGTGTCGGTGCCGGTGCCGAGCATGGGCAACACCAACCCGATGCGCTGGGCGGCCAGCACCAACCTGGACTTCCGGATCCCCGGCGGCTACTTCCTCGCCCCACGCAACGGGGTCACCGGCGACCCGGGCCGGTTCGGCGGGCGGCCCAGCGGGATCGGCGCCGTGCTGGCGGAGGTCGCGGCCACCGGTCGCACCCCGAAGCTGGACGACCGGCAGCGCCGCCGCTTCCTCGACGAGCTGCGGCACTGGCAGGCGGCCATCGTGGTGCTGCCGCTGGACCAGCCGAACGCCGAGCCGCTGCGGCTGACCGTCGAGCAACTGGTCGGCCCCGCCCGGCACGAGCTGGACGTGTGGTTCTGGGACGTCCGCGGCCTCAGCACCCAGCGGAGTGGTTGA